Within the Apus apus isolate bApuApu2 chromosome 8, bApuApu2.pri.cur, whole genome shotgun sequence genome, the region cctgggcaacctgggccagcctctccccaccctcacactccaggATTCCACCACAACTTCAGGACAGGGGAAACATGATAGAAAACACCCTCCTAtttacaggctttttttttctttctttcttttgcagatacttttttgcttctgaagtgaaaaaaaaatatcgtATCAAAAAACCAGCAAGCCCAGAAGTCTACTAGACATAGTCATATTTGGAAGGGTAGGAGCGCCTTCCATCCTCACTTCGAGCAGCTTCTTCATACCCTGCCCCCTTCCTAGTCTTCATTTCAGGTTCATACCCTGAGCCAACCCTATATGGCCCCGTCCTGTAGGAGATGTTCCGTCCCGAGGCGTTGTAGGACACTGCTTTGTACCTGGAAGAGACACAAGAGGTGGCATCGACCACTGGAGGCTCTGACCACCTCATCTTGCACCTTCTGGTTCCTTGCTCCTGGATTTCAGGCCACCTTGCACCGTGTCACACCACGGAGCCACTCCATGAGCTCCAAGCCAACCCCCCCGGGGATGGGCTGAAAGTCTccctggtgggtttttttcatcaacTTGTGCTTGCTTTCCCATGAGTAAATCCTTGGGTGAGTGAAGGACCACCCTACAATAACCAGCTTCACCTGGGGTACAAAGCCCTACCTGGTGTAAACCAAAGCTCAGCTGATGCCACCTACACCTCCTGCTGTGCAATTTGCAATcaaagctgcagggaaggggccTGACTTAGCCAGAACGTTGCAAATTGTAGATGTGAAGGTTGATCTCTCCTACCCTCTTCATTTGTTTGCAAGTCGTGGAGTCAGGGAagggaaatcatagaatcataaaatggttggggttggaagggacctctggaactcacccagtccaacccccctgccagagcaggatcccctagagcagatcccacaggaacacatccaggtggggctggaatgtctgcagggatggagactccacagcctccctgggcagcctgtcccagggctctgtcaccctcacaggcaagaagcttttcctcatgttgaacttgaccctcctgagctccagtttgtgcccattgccccttgtcctgtccctggacacccctgagcagagtctggcccatcctcctgccaccccctgcagatactgctcagcactgatcagatcccccctcagcctccttttctccagctgagcagccccagctctcccagcctttcctcacaggcaggtgctccagccccttcagcatctcagtgccctgggctggactctccccagtagctccttgtccctctggaactggggtAACTCTCGCACCAGGGCTATCACACACAGCCATGTCCTGTGGTGGGCTGGCTGTAGGCTACCCCAACAACCAGGGCACCATGCAATACCTTCCCATGTTCACCACAGCCAGGCTTACCTGGATTCTTCTGGAATCAGCCCCCTGCAAGCAAGGCACATCAAGATGCCTCCTACCAGGGCCAGGCCACCTGCTACCCAGCCAACAAAGAGGGCTGAGCCAAAGGTGTACCTGCAAAACACAGAGACACAGCTGGTCAGTGCTGGGACAGggggccaggctgctgcttctggagcaCACTCAACATTGTCCTCTGCAGAAGTTCCCACCAGCACCATCCCACCTGCAGCCTTGTCCTCAATGGGCTCCTTCTTAAACTGCATGAGCAGAAACATCCCAGTTTGCTTGGACAAGTTATGTTCCAGTGTAGCTAAGAGACTGGATATATCTTCCAAGCCCTGGGACCAGACTACATCTTGAGCTTGtctttccttcagctgcagcacaccCTGGCTCTGAGGAAGGTCTGCACTGTGGAGCACCCTGAGCCAGACAACAACCTACCTGTTCTGGACGTTTTGCATCCCTTGGTACATGTTGGCCGTGGACATCCAGAAGTTTGTGACCAGCATGTTGGCAAACACAGACACTCCAGTGATGGCACACAGACCTGGGATCAAAGAGAGGACACACTGAGACCCACCCAAAGCCTTGGGGAAGCACCTCACAGCTCTGGGAAGGTGGGTGAGACGCTGCTTTGTGTCCAGGTGTGGTGCCTTCAGAAGTGAGGACCCACCAAGGGTTCGTTTCCTGCCAGGATTCCTACATGTTTACAatccagcagccagagctgaaggtcacacaacaaaaaaatcccaactcaCACCAGCAGGAATCTTCCTACTGATGGCTTTTCTCACAGGAAACAAGATGAAAAGACAGGTCATTTTAGCTGCTGAAAATACCCAGGGGTCACGTTCTAAATACTCATTCTACAGTGAAAAACATGGACAAAAGATTCCCTCTCACAACTTGGGTTTTTGAATGGGAAAACACACTCTCTGGCCCGTGGAAGAGAAGATCCATTTGGTCCACAGCCTGTTCATCTGCAAGGAGTCTGGAAGACCAGCCTCACCAGGCAGGAACTTCTCCTTTCCAGCTGCACAGGTGGTCACTGTGACAAGCCTGGCAGCAATGGCACCACCACCAGTTTGCTCTCCAGTGTTTGCTGACAAAAACGATGGACTTCAGGTTTTCTGGGCATGCCATGTCTTACTGATCTTCACCAGACCCACCCAGACCTCTGGGTCTTCCCTGAAACTCAGTTACTCACAGCACTGGGGAGGGTTGGGGCAACCAGTGGTGCTTCTGCTTCAGGTCCTCATGTGGGCCTTCAATATCAGGGGACTTGAGGGTCACACAGTCCTGACCACTCCTGTCCTGAGAGCAGCTCTTATTTTGGGTAGAAACACAACCCCCAGCTCACAGAGGTGTGACCAATGGCCAGGTCCACCACGGGTCCACCATGGCATGCACCACAGGTGTACCCAGCTCCTCAGCTAACTGGGACTAAGGACCTTGTGAACCCAACTGAGAGATGTCCCACCCCAAGGGTGGGTCAAACTGTCATTTCAGCCACCCTCTCTTTGGGAAGGCACGGATGGGCTTTTCTCATTGGCCAAATTCTCATCCCACTGACTCCAGACAAATAAAATTCCAGATTTTGAGTACAAAATTCAAGCCACCTTGCAGAAGATGGGTTCCTCTGTCCAGCTTCTACTTACCATACATCTTTCAGTTTCCTTGCATGCCTCatacccccccaaaaaaccaaagtGCTATTCAACTGTAAGGATTTTAAATAGGGACATTCCCCTTCCCTTCATTAGGATATGGATTTGATTTATCATCAAATCATTAATGTTTTTAAGCAGCTGCAATtttgagggagctgggcaaCACTCCTGAAGCCTCCTTGATGACCCAAGGTGTGAAAAAATGACAAgccaggctcctgcagccctgagaGCCTCCATAAATTGATGCATAAAGCCTGAGACTCCTCATCAAACTATTATGTATAAATAAAGGATGGAACACCAGGAGAACACAGAACAATTTCAGAGCTGTCATTTCTTTTCTATCCATGGGTTCTACTTGAAACTTTCCATGTTCTCTCCTATACAAACCTCTGGGTTTATTTTACTAAGCAGAGGTAGAAACAACTTGACCTCAGCAGGCCAGGCTGGGAGATAAATGCCAAGAACTTCATCAATGCTTTTGGTTTGTTCCACAGCACCTGCTACCCATGGCCAGAAGTGGAGGAAGACTTGCCCAAGGCTCAGTTTGAAGGAATTGTACATGGGAGACACAAAACCACCCACTTACCAGCAATAATAAACATGATGCCAGAGGTCAGAGTCATGTTGGCTTTTGCAGAGTCCTCCATGCTGCCAATCCGGACACATTTCAGGGCAAAAATGCAGACAAGGAGGCCAAGGATGCCCAGGACAATCCCCACGATCATGAGGGCCCTCACAGCCTGGAACATGGCTGCAAAAGACAGCAAGAAGAGTCACAGGCAGCACCTGCAAGGAGGTTCAGCTGAGCCCAGGAGGTTTGTAAAGATTGTTTCTGTCTAAAAATCACAATATGATGGAATCACAAAACTGTcacagttggaagggacctggagagatcacccagtccaacccccctgccagagcaggatcccctagagcagatcccacaggaacacatccaggtggggctggaatgtctgcagggatggagactccacagcctccctgggcagcctgtcccagggctctgtcaccctcaccataaagaagtttctcctcatctttcaggggcacttcccatgttccagcctgtgcccgttgcccctcgtcctgtccctgggcactgctgagcagggtctggctccagcctcctgcacccaccctgagacaCCTACAGGCATgaacaaggtctcccctcagcctcctcctctccaggctgagcagccccagctctcccagcctttcctcaaataAATCActattaaagaagaaaaccttgCACCGTGGGCACTGGATCTGCTCTCAGTGGTATCTGGGGCCCTGCTGGAAAGGCAGCAGTTTGCCTCAGCTTCCCAAAGAGTCTCACAGCTTAGACATCATTTGTGGTGAAGGTTTGTTGTCACTGGTTGTGAATCAGCTAGAactagtcatagaatcatggaatagtttgggttggaagggaccttcaagatcacccagatccaaccccctgcatgggcagggacacctcccaccagcccaggctgctccaagccccatccaacctgcccttcaacactgccagggatgggacagccacagcttccctgggcaacctgggccaggctctcaccaccctcacactccagaacTTCCTCCTAAATTCACGGAGAGGAGTTGGTGCACAGGCAGGACAAGCATGACTTGTTTCATCACCAAAATGACTGAGAAagccttttcccctccccaagCAGCAGTGAACACAGACAGCTCCACCCAGTTCTCCCTGGTATTTCCAGCTCCCCTGTGACTCAAACTGGAGTTCTGTACGTTCCTGCTTTCCAGTAAAACACACAGCacaggagaagaaggaaaacctCCTTGACAAACATTGCACATGCACCAAGGGAGAGCAACAAATCTTCAGCAaccacctccccctgcacatcCTTCCCATGGGTAGTTGTAGGATCAGTCCTGGGCACATCTGTCCAGGTTC harbors:
- the CLDN18 gene encoding claudin-18 isoform X1, with amino-acid sequence MSTTTCQVMGFIVSSLGVAGCMVATAMDMWSTQDLYDNPVTAVFQYQGLWRSCVRQSSGFTECRPYFTILGLPAMFQAVRALMIVGIVLGILGLLVCIFALKCVRIGSMEDSAKANMTLTSGIMFIIAGLCAITGVSVFANMLVTNFWMSTANMYQGMQNVQNRYTFGSALFVGWVAGGLALVGGILMCLACRGLIPEESRYKAVSYNASGRNISYRTGPYRVGSGYEPEMKTRKGAGYEEAARSEDGRRSYPSKYDYV
- the CLDN18 gene encoding claudin-18 isoform X2 — its product is MSVTICQSMGFVVSALGIGGIIGATCMDQWSTQDLYNNPVTAVFNYQGLWRTCVRESSGFTECRGYFTILGLPAMFQAVRALMIVGIVLGILGLLVCIFALKCVRIGSMEDSAKANMTLTSGIMFIIAGLCAITGVSVFANMLVTNFWMSTANMYQGMQNVQNRYTFGSALFVGWVAGGLALVGGILMCLACRGLIPEESRYKAVSYNASGRNISYRTGPYRVGSGYEPEMKTRKGAGYEEAARSEDGRRSYPSKYDYV